A genomic segment from Castor canadensis chromosome 1, mCasCan1.hap1v2, whole genome shotgun sequence encodes:
- the Bach2 gene encoding transcription regulator protein BACH2 isoform X3, with protein MSVDEKPDSPMYVYESTVHCTNILLGLNDQRKKDILCDVTLIVERKEFRAHRAVLAACSEYFWQALVGQTKNDLVVSLPEEVTARGFGPLLQFAYTAKLLLSRENIREVIRCAEFLRMHNLEDSCFSFLQTQLLNSEDGLFVCRKDTACQRPHEDHENSAGEEEEEEEETMDSETAKIACPTDQMLPDPISFEATAIPVAEKEETLLPESDVPTNTKENSEKDALTQYPRYKKYQLACTKNVYNASSHSTSGFASTFSEDNPGNSLKPGIAMGQIKSEPPSEENEEESITLCLSGDEPDIKDRVGDVEMDRKQPSPAPTPSTPAGATCPDRSRSVASPSCLRSLFSVTKGVELSGLPSTSQQHFARSPACPFDKGITQGDLKTDYTPFTGNYGQPHVGQKDTSNFTMGSPLRGPGLEALCKQEGELDRKSVIFSSSACDQVGTSVHSYSGVSSLDKDISEPVPKGLWAGAGQSLPSSQAYSHSGLMADHLPGRMRPNTSCPVPIKVCPRSPPLETRTRTSSSCSSYSYAEDGSGGSPCSLPLCEFSSSPCSQGARFLATEHQEPGLMGDGIYNQVRPQIKCEQSYGTNSSDESGSFSEADSESCPVQDRGQEVKLPFPVDQITDLPRNDFQMMIKMHKLTSEQLEFIHDVRRRSKNRIAAQRCRKRKLDCIQNLECEIRKLVCEKEKLLSERNQLKACMGELLDNFSCLSQEVCRDIQSPEQIQALHRYCPVLIPMDLPGASSINPPPLGGEQSLAASQCAVGENVPCCLEPGAAPPGPPWVSINASENCTSGRRLEGTDPGTFSERGPPLEPRSQSVTVDFCQEMTDKCTTDEQPRKDYT; from the exons GTCACGGCCAGGGGCTTTGGGCCGCTCTTGCAGTTCGCCTACACTGCCAAGCTGTTACTCAGCAGAGAAAACATCCGCGAGGTCATCCGCTGTGCTGAGTTTCTGCGCATGCATAACCTGGAGgactcctgcttcagcttcctgcaGACCCAGCTCCTGAACAGTGAGGATGGCCTGTTTGTGTGTCGGAAGGACACTGCGTGCCAGCGCCCGCACGAGGACCATGAGAACTctgcaggagaggaggaggaagaagaggaggagacgATGGATTCAGAGACCGCCAAGATAGCTTGCCCCACAGACCAGATGCTTCCAGACCCCATCAGCTTTGAAGCCACTGCCATCCCAGtagcagagaaggaagaaaccTTGCTACCTGAGTCTGACGTGCCCACGAACACCAAGGAAAACTCAGAAAAGGATGCGTTGACACAGTACCCCAGATACAAGAAGTACCAGCTTGCATGTACCAAGAATGTCTACAATGCATCATCCCACAGTACCTCAGGTTTTGCAAGCACATTCAGTGAAGATAACCCTGGCAACAGCCTCAAGCCAGGGATTGCCATGGGGCAGATTAAAAGTGAGCCACCCAGTGAGGAAAATGAGGAAGAGAGCATCACACTCTGCCTGTCCGGAGATGAGCCTGACATCAAGGACAGAGTGGGGGATGTCGAGATGGACCGCAAGCAGcccagccctgcccccacccccagcaccccAGCGGGAGCCACCTGCCCGGATAGATCCAGGAGCGTGGCCTCACCTTCCTGTCTAAGGTCTCTGTTCAGTGTAACAAAAGGGGTGGAGTTGTCTGGCCTGCCCAGTACATCTCAGCAGCACTTTGCCAGGAGTCCAGCATGCCCTTTTGACAAGGGGATCACTCAGGGTGACCTTAAAACTGACTACACCCCTTTCACAGGGAATTATGGACAGCCCCATGTGGGCCAGAAGGACACATCCAACTTCACCATGGGGTCGCCCCTCAGGGGGCCTGGGCTGGAGGCTCTCTGTAAGCAGGAGGGAGAGCTGGACCGGAAGAGTGTGATCTTCTCCTCAAGTGCTTGTGACCAAGTGGGCACTTCAGTGCATTCATATTCTGGGGTGAGCAGTTTGGACAAAGACATCTCTGAACCGGTGCCAAAAGGCCTATGGGCGGGAGCTGGCCAGTCCCTCCCCAGCTCACAGGCCTACTCCCACAGCGGGTTGATGGCTGACCACTTGCCAGGCAGGATGCGGCCCAACACCAGCTGCCCAGTGCCAATCAAAGTCTGCCCTCGCTCGCCCCCCCTGGAGACCAGGACCAGGACGTCCAGCTCCTGTTCCTCCTACTCCTATGCAGAGGATGGGAGCGGGGGTTCTCCCTGCAGCCTTCCTCTCTGTGAGTTCTCCTCCTCACCCTGTTCCCAGGGAGCCAGATTCCTTGCCACAGAGCATCAGGAACCAGGCCTGATGGGAGATGGAATATATAACCAAGTTCGACCCCAAATTAAATGTGAGCAGTCTTATGGAACCAACTCCAGCGACGAATCTGGATCTTTCTCGGAAGCAGACAGTGAGTCGTGTCCTGTGCAGGACAGGGGCCAGGAG GTCAAGCTTCCTTTTCCTGTAGATCAAATCACAGATCTTCCCAGGAACGACTTTCAGATGATGATTAAGATGCACAAGCTAACCTCAGAGCAGTTAGAGTTCATCCACGACGTCCGGCGGCGCAGCAAGAACCGCATCGCCGCCCAGCGCTGCCGCAAGAGGAAACTGGACTGCATTCAGAATTTAGAATGTGAAATCCGAAAGCTG GTGTGCGAGAAAGAGAAACTGTTGTCAGAGAGGAACCAACTGAAAGCATGCATGGGTGAACTTCTGGACAACTTCTCTTGCCTCTCCCAGGAAGTGTGCCGAGACATCCAGAGCCCTGAGCAGATCCAGGCTCTACATCGGTATTGCCCTGTTCTGATACCCATGGATCTTCCAGGAGCCTCCAGTATTAACCCCCCTCCCTTGGGTGGTGAGCAGAGCCTTGCAGCCTCCCAGTGTGCAGTGGGGGAAAACGTGCCCTGCTGCTTAGAGCCAGGTGCGGCTCCCCCAGGCCCTCCTTGGGTATCCATCAATGCCTCTGAGAACTGTACCTCTGGGAGGAGGTTGGAAGGTACTGACCCAGGAACTTTCTCAGAAAGAGGACCTCCTCTTGAACCCAGGAGCCAGTCAGTGACCGTGGACTTCTGCCAGGAAATGACTGATAAGTGTACGACTGATGAACAGCCCAGGAAAGATTACACCTAG